The genomic interval GCTCCGCTTATTTAATTGTTTCTACACAAACAGCAGTTCAAGTACGAGACAATCTCAAAACTGCTTTGGACTCTAATGATAAACTTTTCGTTGGGACATTGACATTGCCGGCTGCATGGGTGGGTATGCCAGACGAGGTATCTAATTGGATAAGAAATAATCTTACTGAGTAAATGTACTACCGCTAACAATGCATTGGCAATATGGCGGGGCGACGAATATATTCTCAGCTTTTTGTTCGCTATTCAGCTTCGGTTTCGGCAGACGAATAACGATGAGCTATACAATAAACAATGAGCTTTTGTATCTTTAATCAGCAGCGGCTTCGAGCGGACGGAACACAGAGTACCGCCACATCGCCAATGCTTTAACGTTAGCTGCTACTTTATCGATACACTATGAGTACCGGACACACCAAAGAAGACAGAATTAGTACAGTTTACGGAGGTGGAGGACATGTTGTTATTTTAGGAGCTGGTGCTAGTGTCGCATCAACATTAAGAAATCCATCTACAAATGGTAAACAACTTCCCTTAATGAATAATTTCATAGAAGTTGTTGGCTTAGGCGATATTGTTGCGAAAATTCCTGATGAATTAAAATCTGAAAATTTCGAAATACTTTATAGCAATCTGCATCAAGACAATCCAGAATCAGAAGAAATCGGGGAAATTGAAGATAGAGTTTACGAATATTTCAAAGGCCTTCAGTTACCGAATGAACCGACAATTTATGATTACTTAGTTCTGTCTTTACGTCCAAGAGATTTAATTGCAACATTTAATTGGGATCCTTTTCTGTATCAGGCATGGACTAGAAGTGGGCATGTTGGCGACAGACCTTACATCGCATTTTTGCATGGGAATGTAGCAATTGGATATAGCAAAACAGATAAGAGATGTGGACCAGCCGGCATGCGTTCGAAAGCGACTAGAAATTATATGTTACCAACTCAGTTACTATTTCCGGTGACAAAAAAAAATTATAACGACGATGAATTCACAAAAAGCCAATGGGATATGCTAAAGTATTTTTTGGCCGATAAAAATGTAAGGCTCGTAACAATTTTTGGTTATGGAGCACCTGACACAGACGTTGAAGCGGTTAAACTTATGCACGATGCATGGGGCGGGAACAAAAAAAGAAAAATGGAACAATTCGAGATTATTGACATAAGAGATGAAGATGTAGTCGTTAAACAATGGGGTAGGTTTATTGAAACGCACCATTACGACTACTCAAAAGACTTCTTTGATTCATCTATTGCTGCTAATCCTCGACGAACGAGTGAAAGTTATTTTCAACACATAATGCCAATGACAATTGATGAGGCGTTTAGTGCTTCAAATCCTGTCCCCAACAATTTTAAAACACTTGAAGAGTTATGGAACTGGTTTAAACCGTTAGTTGATGCCGAAGAAAAGTGGAAAAAGGAAAATTCCGATAAAGAAAAGTAGCAGCTAACATGGGGTTTTCTGCTATGTTTGCTGAAGAATATATACTGATCGTTCCGTTCGCTTATCATCTGCAGTCCAGGCTAAACCAATAAAATCAAACAACAGAAAATAACATCAACTGCATTAACTTTACTCAGCAGTGGTTCGGGCTGATGAATGACAGATTATCAGCACAGCAGAAAGCCCTGGCCGTTGTGCGTCACTTTTAACAAACCCTCTCCTTCTTTGAAGTATGGAAGCCAAACTTTTTAAAGACTTTAATTTTTCACTATTAGAAGACCCTAGATTCAAAGAAGAAAGTGTTAGAGAAGAATTGATAGCTCCAATAATTAAAGACCTCGGATACAGCAATTCGGGAAACACTCAGGTTATTCGAAATAATCGATTAAAGCATCCTTTTGTTTCAATTGGTTCAAGCCGAAAAAATGTAACTGTAATCCCAGACTATTTAATGGAAGTCAATGAAAAGCCAGCTTGGATATTTGAGGCAAAGTCACCTACGGAAGATATAACCGACACAAAACATATTGAGCAAGCATATTCTTATGCTATTCATCCCGAGATTAGAGTGAATTACTTTGCTCTGTGCAACGGACATCATTTTGTCCTATATAATATTAGCAGACCAAAGCCAATATTCCATTTTTCACTAAGAGCAATTGACTTATACAGAAGTATGCTAAAGGAGTTACTTAGTCCGACAAAGGTATTTACTTACCCAGACGAAGCACTAAGTAAAGATTTAGGACTACATATCAAAAGGTTAGGCTTTAAAAGTTCTGACACAATTTTAATTATAGGAAGCAACCCTTTGTTTCTTATGAAGTATGATGACAACCTATTCAGTTATTCTTCTCCCGTAGGTGACGAAAAGACCGAATATTTAGGCACGTATGACTTTGACTTAGAAGTTGCAAAACAGCTTAGACCAATAGTTGGTGAAAAAAACTTCACACAATTAATGCAGCCAACAAATGGTAGACAATTGCGTTTTAATTTAGACAGAAAACTTAATCTCAACATCAGAATTGCATTACCCGAGCAAGAAAATCTCATTGAAAATGACAAAGAGATTTATCTGCCTTTATTACTCAAGGAATTTGTTAAGTAATGTGGTGCAACAAAGCGAACGCTCAACAAAAGGTTTGCCGCAAGGCTGGCGGACGGAATAACAATCATCAGTTGTACTACTATCAGCTAATATCGGGCTTGACAGAATACTATTTGGCTTTTAGTTGTTAACTTCAACATCAGTTTTTCAATCGGCTTCAGTTGCCGGGCTGGCACAGCAACAATTCCAGCCCAGCGGCAAGCCTCAAACGTTAGCGGATAGGCAAATAGACACTTCATTCAATTATGAGCAAACTTATAGACATAGGAGTTGAAGGAGACCACATTGAGTCGTTGACTAAAGCAAACGGTATTACTGCTTTATCGGAACTTATTTGGAATAGTCTTGATGCTGACTCTACAGAAGTTCATGTTGAAATAAGACCTAATGGCTTAGGGGGCTACCAATATATTAAGGTGAAAGATAACGGACACGGTCTGACATATGAAAATGCCCAAGATGTTTTCTCAAGATTAGGCGGCTCTGCAAAAAAAATAAAAACACAAAGTCCAAATGGTCGACAGTATCATGGAAAAGAAGGAAAAGGTCGCTCTAAAAGCCTTGCGTTAGGAGATTTAGTTAAGTTCAAAAGCATTTATGAAGACAAGGGTATTTTTTCAGAATTTACTGCAACCATCGACAGAAACAAATTATCAACTACAGAAGTCAGCGATTTAAAGCAACTCAAGAAAGGAGAAAAGCAATCAGGTTTTACAGTTGAAATTGAAAATATCAATCTTAAAAACGCTGAAACAGCAATAAAATATGAAAATCGCAAGGAACTAGAGGAAAAATTTGCTTCATATTGGATAAGCTATCCGACGTTTAAAATCTTTTTCAACGGAAAAGAATTAGAATTTTCTTCTTTAATAAAAAACTCCGACCAAACAGATTGCACAGTTGAAAAAGATGAAACAATACATAGCTTTTTGATAAAGGTTATAGAATGGAATTTTGAAAATAAGAAAAAGACCTATTTATGCAACTCTCAAGGAATTCCGTTCTTAGATACCAATCTTGGGATTAGGTCTAGCATACCAATATCGGTTTTTATACAAGCCGATTACATAGAAACTCTGCAAAGAGAGAATACAATAGACTTCTACGAAAATGACGAAATTTTAATCCCTGTTTTTAAAATTGCAAAAGAATTTGCAAGAGAATATGTCAGAAAAAGATTGCATCAATATTCAAAAGAATTTATTAATGATTTGAAATCGAAAGGAATCTATCCATATAAAGAACCCGCTGAAAATATTTTAGAGGAGTCAAAACGTCAAGTATTTGATATCGTTGCATTACAAATCCACGAGTATTTTCCAAGCTTCAATGAACAAGATGACAAAAACAAGAAGTTAACGCTAACATTGATAAGTGAGGCTCTAGAAAATGATTCTAAAAATTTAAGGAAAATACTGACTGAAGTAGTAGAGCTTCCTGAGGAAAAACGTGAAGATTTAGCTGAGTTGCTTGATAGAACATCGCTTTCAAGTATGATTGATACAATGACGGAAATAAAAAATCGCCTTAATTTCCTGACTGGATTAGAACAAATTATTTACGACAAGAAATTAAATAAGAATATTCGTGAAAGAAAACACTTACATAAAATCATTGTAAATGAAACTTGGATTTATGGTGACGAATATACTTACGGAGTAGATGACATTACCCTTAAAAATGTTTTGAAAGAATATTTAAGAAGCTGTCTAAAAAGAGACGATTTTGAAGAGGTTTGTGATTCTGACGACAATAGCGAACTTCAGACAATTCCTGATGTATGCTTATGGCATCAATATAGCCAAGGCAAAGCTGGGGTAGAAAATTTAGTTATAGAATTAAAAAAGCCAATCGTTGATGCCGGCTGGGACGAAAAAACACAGATTGAATCCTACGCAACAAAGGTTGCTAATGATAGACGGTTTCCGAAAAATAAAACTCGTTGGAAGTTCATTCTAGTGACAAAAGACATTAAGCCAGAAATTGAGCCTCTTCTTAGTCAGAAAAATAGAAAATACGGACATATTCACGAAGGTGACAATTTTGATGTGTTCATTCTCACCTGGGGAGACATAATCACAGAAGCGAAGACAAGACACAACTTTATTAAGGAAAAATTAAACCTCAACCTAGAG from Chitinophagales bacterium carries:
- a CDS encoding type I restriction enzyme HsdR N-terminal domain-containing protein — its product is MEAKLFKDFNFSLLEDPRFKEESVREELIAPIIKDLGYSNSGNTQVIRNNRLKHPFVSIGSSRKNVTVIPDYLMEVNEKPAWIFEAKSPTEDITDTKHIEQAYSYAIHPEIRVNYFALCNGHHFVLYNISRPKPIFHFSLRAIDLYRSMLKELLSPTKVFTYPDEALSKDLGLHIKRLGFKSSDTILIIGSNPLFLMKYDDNLFSYSSPVGDEKTEYLGTYDFDLEVAKQLRPIVGEKNFTQLMQPTNGRQLRFNLDRKLNLNIRIALPEQENLIENDKEIYLPLLLKEFVK
- a CDS encoding ATP-binding protein is translated as MSKLIDIGVEGDHIESLTKANGITALSELIWNSLDADSTEVHVEIRPNGLGGYQYIKVKDNGHGLTYENAQDVFSRLGGSAKKIKTQSPNGRQYHGKEGKGRSKSLALGDLVKFKSIYEDKGIFSEFTATIDRNKLSTTEVSDLKQLKKGEKQSGFTVEIENINLKNAETAIKYENRKELEEKFASYWISYPTFKIFFNGKELEFSSLIKNSDQTDCTVEKDETIHSFLIKVIEWNFENKKKTYLCNSQGIPFLDTNLGIRSSIPISVFIQADYIETLQRENTIDFYENDEILIPVFKIAKEFAREYVRKRLHQYSKEFINDLKSKGIYPYKEPAENILEESKRQVFDIVALQIHEYFPSFNEQDDKNKKLTLTLISEALENDSKNLRKILTEVVELPEEKREDLAELLDRTSLSSMIDTMTEIKNRLNFLTGLEQIIYDKKLNKNIRERKHLHKIIVNETWIYGDEYTYGVDDITLKNVLKEYLRSCLKRDDFEEVCDSDDNSELQTIPDVCLWHQYSQGKAGVENLVIELKKPIVDAGWDEKTQIESYATKVANDRRFPKNKTRWKFILVTKDIKPEIEPLLSQKNRKYGHIHEGDNFDVFILTWGDIITEAKTRHNFIKEKLNLNLEGNEEGLNYLRSKYKEYLPNEF